In one window of Kitasatospora sp. MMS16-BH015 DNA:
- a CDS encoding L,D-transpeptidase family protein codes for MSGTRRAPSQRRRQAAPETAAPAGHRGRRRKPPKRRAGKVMGSTALLLAAAASWFTVGPGRGTTSAVTAAGVPDQPAPSGSATPDQPSHTDPPAADRSARTPAALNAIPGLGPAFAAKIPAGTNQVLLASGHGKDSSDATVTLWTRNGSGWTAGTSWPAHNAYKGWTEDHASGDLRSPIGVFALTDAGGRKPDPGSRLPYSQDDAFVMGGTGFNNEPLAGSFDYVVAINYNRVPGNSPLDSRQPEGAAKGGGIWLHVDHGGPTHGCVSLTEDHMAELIRQLDPAAHPVIAMGDAASLAT; via the coding sequence ATGTCCGGTACTCGCCGTGCCCCAAGCCAGCGTCGCCGTCAGGCTGCCCCGGAGACCGCCGCCCCCGCCGGGCACCGAGGACGCCGCCGCAAGCCGCCGAAGCGGCGGGCCGGCAAGGTGATGGGCAGCACGGCGCTGCTGCTGGCCGCCGCCGCGAGCTGGTTCACCGTCGGCCCGGGCCGGGGCACCACCTCCGCCGTGACCGCCGCCGGCGTACCGGACCAGCCGGCCCCGAGCGGGTCGGCCACGCCGGACCAGCCGAGCCACACCGACCCGCCGGCCGCCGACCGTTCGGCCCGCACCCCCGCCGCCCTCAACGCGATACCCGGCCTCGGCCCGGCCTTCGCCGCCAAGATCCCGGCCGGCACCAACCAGGTGCTGCTCGCCTCCGGCCACGGCAAGGACTCCTCGGACGCCACCGTGACCCTGTGGACCCGCAACGGCTCCGGCTGGACGGCCGGCACCAGCTGGCCGGCCCACAACGCGTACAAGGGCTGGACGGAGGACCACGCCTCCGGCGACCTGCGCAGCCCGATCGGCGTCTTCGCGCTCACCGACGCCGGCGGCCGCAAGCCCGACCCGGGCAGCCGACTGCCCTACAGCCAGGACGACGCCTTCGTGATGGGCGGCACCGGCTTCAACAACGAGCCGCTGGCCGGCTCCTTCGACTACGTGGTCGCGATCAACTACAACCGGGTGCCCGGCAACTCCCCGCTGGACTCCCGGCAGCCCGAGGGCGCGGCCAAGGGCGGCGGCATCTGGCTGCACGTGGACCACGGCGGCCCCACCCACGGCTGCGTCTCGCTGACCGAGGACCACATGGCCGAGCTGATCAGGCAGCTCGACCCGGCCGCCCACCCCGTGATAGCCATGGGTGACGCCGCCTCGCTGGCCACCTGA
- a CDS encoding beta-ketoacyl-ACP synthase III, translating to MTASRIVALGHYQPPKVLTNDDLAKLVDTDDEWIRSRVGIRTRHIAVDETLVDLATEAAQKALAHSGRHAQEIDLVVVATCTAIERSPNTAAAVAARLGVPSPAAYDINTVCSGFSYALASADHAIRAGAATRALVIGAERMSDTLDWTDRTTCVIFGDGAGAAVVEAVPDDQAGIGPVVWGSEPEKGDAVVITGWDPTISQAGQTVFRWATTKIAPLARETCHKAGIDPSELKGFVPHQANLRIIDAIANKLGAPNAVIARDVVESGNTSAASIPLALSKLVERGELESGDPVLLFGFGGGLAYAGQVIRCP from the coding sequence ATGACCGCCTCCCGCATCGTGGCGCTCGGCCACTACCAGCCGCCCAAGGTCCTCACCAATGACGACCTGGCGAAGCTGGTCGACACCGACGACGAGTGGATCCGCAGTCGGGTCGGCATCCGCACCCGGCACATCGCGGTCGACGAGACCCTGGTCGACCTCGCCACCGAGGCCGCGCAGAAAGCGCTGGCCCACAGCGGCCGCCACGCCCAGGAGATCGACCTGGTCGTGGTCGCCACCTGCACCGCGATCGAGCGCAGCCCGAACACCGCGGCCGCCGTGGCGGCCCGGCTCGGGGTGCCCAGCCCGGCCGCGTACGACATCAACACCGTCTGCTCCGGCTTCTCCTACGCGCTGGCCTCGGCCGACCACGCGATCCGCGCGGGCGCGGCGACCCGGGCCCTGGTGATCGGCGCCGAGCGGATGTCCGACACCCTGGACTGGACCGACCGCACCACCTGCGTGATCTTCGGCGACGGCGCCGGGGCGGCGGTGGTGGAGGCGGTGCCGGACGACCAGGCCGGGATCGGCCCGGTGGTCTGGGGTTCCGAGCCGGAGAAGGGCGACGCCGTGGTGATCACGGGCTGGGACCCGACGATCAGCCAGGCCGGCCAGACCGTGTTCCGCTGGGCCACCACCAAGATCGCCCCACTGGCCCGGGAGACCTGCCACAAGGCCGGGATCGACCCCAGCGAGCTCAAGGGCTTCGTGCCGCACCAGGCCAACCTGCGGATCATCGACGCGATCGCCAACAAGCTCGGCGCCCCGAACGCGGTGATCGCCCGCGACGTGGTCGAATCCGGCAACACCTCGGCCGCCTCCATCCCGCTCGCGCTCAGCAAGCTGGTCGAGCGCGGCGAGCTCGAATCCGGTGACCCGGTGCTGCTCTTCGGCTTCGGCGGCGGGCTCGCCTACGCCGGCCAGGTCATCCGCTGCCCGTAG
- the mqnE gene encoding aminofutalosine synthase MqnE yields the protein MDAGLKRELEAKVHSGERLTREDGIALYESDDLAWLGGLAHLVRTRKNGDVVHFNVNRHLNMTNVCAASCAYCSFQRKPGEKDAYTMRIEEAVRLAKTMESESLTELHIVNGLHPTLPWRYYPRSLRELKAALPNVSLKAFTATEIHWFEKISGLSAGEILDELIDAGLESLTGGGAEIFDWEVRQHIVDHETHWEDWSRIHRLAHEKGLKTPCTMLYGHIEEPRHRVDHVLRLRELQDETGGFQVFIPLRYQHDFHDSKDGIVRNKLMARTEMATGAEALKTFAVSRLLFDNVPHVKVFWVMHGVTTAQLALSHGADDMDGSVVEYKITHDADNFGTPNKLGRDDLLGLIRDAGFRPVERNTRYEIIREYEGPDLNRRETPQAMRL from the coding sequence ATGGACGCAGGGCTGAAGCGCGAGCTCGAGGCGAAGGTCCACTCGGGTGAGCGGCTGACCCGCGAGGACGGCATCGCCCTCTACGAGAGCGACGACCTGGCCTGGCTGGGCGGCCTGGCGCACCTCGTGCGGACGCGGAAGAACGGCGACGTCGTCCACTTCAACGTCAACCGCCACCTCAACATGACCAACGTCTGCGCGGCCTCCTGCGCGTACTGCTCGTTCCAGCGCAAGCCGGGCGAGAAGGACGCGTACACCATGCGGATCGAGGAGGCCGTCCGCCTGGCCAAGACGATGGAGAGCGAGTCGCTCACCGAGCTGCACATCGTCAACGGCCTGCACCCGACGCTGCCCTGGCGCTACTACCCGCGCTCCCTGCGCGAGCTCAAGGCCGCCCTGCCGAACGTCTCGCTCAAGGCCTTCACCGCCACCGAGATCCACTGGTTCGAGAAGATCAGCGGGCTGAGCGCCGGCGAGATCCTGGACGAGCTGATCGACGCCGGCCTGGAGTCGCTGACCGGCGGCGGCGCCGAGATCTTCGACTGGGAGGTGCGCCAGCACATCGTCGACCACGAGACCCACTGGGAGGACTGGTCGCGGATCCACCGCCTGGCGCACGAGAAGGGGCTCAAGACCCCCTGCACCATGCTCTACGGCCACATCGAGGAGCCCCGCCACCGGGTCGACCACGTGCTGCGGCTGCGCGAGCTCCAGGACGAGACCGGCGGCTTCCAGGTCTTCATCCCGCTGCGCTACCAGCACGACTTCCACGACTCCAAGGACGGCATCGTCCGCAACAAGCTGATGGCCCGCACCGAGATGGCCACCGGCGCCGAGGCGCTGAAGACCTTCGCGGTCTCCCGGCTGCTCTTCGACAACGTGCCGCACGTCAAGGTCTTCTGGGTCATGCACGGCGTCACCACCGCCCAGCTGGCGCTCAGCCACGGCGCCGACGACATGGACGGCTCGGTGGTCGAGTACAAGATCACCCACGACGCCGACAACTTCGGCACCCCGAACAAGCTCGGCCGCGACGACCTGCTCGGCCTGATCCGCGACGCGGGCTTCCGCCCGGTGGAGCGGAACACCCGCTACGAGATCATCCGCGAGTACGAGGGCCCGGACCTGAACCGCCGGGAGACCCCGCAGGCCATGCGCCTCTGA
- a CDS encoding serine/threonine-protein kinase, which translates to MDQLTAHDPRRIGPFEVLGRLGAGGMGLVYLARSASGRRVAIKTVRGELAEDELFRVRFAREIAAAKTVGGFYTAAVVDADADARVPWLATAYVPAPSLEDLVTECGPLPVDAARWLIAGIAEALQSIHAAGLVHRDLKPSNVLVVEDGPRVIDFGIAAGVSSSRLTMTNVAVGTPAYMSPEQARDSRSVTGASDVFSLGSLLVFCATGHAPYHGANPVETVFQLLRDQPDLSGLPVDLVDLVRACMRPAPEHRPTPAQIQSELAPHLFSRDDAAGDAGDWLPPAALDLIERRRGRRNVPPQRPLAPPPPAGPPPVPRPVQPRPVQPSAVLDADAATEKLAGRSRRSSEPSAVEVQLPGDVRIGPGPRVEHPDGTAAAPPATDWVRRAAPPARWRPWRFRMSNDVWGTPVVADGTLFVSSFEVHALDIGSGQRRYKTRDVAWALAVDAGRVHAADGPHLYTVDVADGTERWRSSLDGWVYALDAADGVLCCGTRGGGVHLRSAASGAELWRAEDAQQDYENPQSGPALVAGAVYYYGGGRLRCVDPRGGGLRWSFPVGGDVPSRPVEQGGVLYVTAGHRVHALDAATGAERWRFEAAVVLFTPPALDGAAVYVADYLGTVYALDAATGRDRWRGRTGGRQGAEPVVLSAGTALVSAGDTLHAFDTTSGRERWRYRARGEIVGTPAVGDGLVHVGSRDHSLHTLDLTTGRLRWELGTKGELTGSPVAVGGRVFVGSKDRCVYALDAFYGTAVPS; encoded by the coding sequence GTGGACCAGCTGACGGCGCACGATCCGCGCAGGATCGGGCCCTTCGAGGTGCTGGGGCGGCTCGGCGCGGGCGGGATGGGGCTGGTCTACCTGGCGAGGTCGGCCTCCGGCCGCCGGGTGGCGATCAAGACGGTGCGGGGGGAGCTGGCCGAGGACGAGCTGTTCCGGGTGCGCTTCGCCCGGGAGATCGCCGCGGCCAAGACGGTCGGCGGCTTCTACACCGCCGCCGTGGTCGACGCGGACGCGGACGCCCGGGTGCCCTGGCTGGCCACCGCCTACGTGCCGGCCCCCTCGCTGGAGGACCTGGTCACCGAGTGCGGCCCGCTGCCGGTGGACGCCGCCCGCTGGCTGATCGCCGGGATCGCCGAGGCGCTGCAGTCCATCCACGCCGCCGGTCTGGTGCACCGTGACCTCAAGCCCTCCAACGTGCTGGTGGTCGAGGACGGCCCCCGGGTGATCGACTTCGGCATCGCCGCCGGGGTCTCCAGCTCCCGGCTGACCATGACCAACGTGGCCGTCGGCACCCCCGCCTACATGTCGCCCGAGCAGGCCCGGGACAGCCGCAGCGTCACCGGCGCCAGCGACGTGTTCTCGCTGGGCTCGCTCCTCGTCTTCTGCGCCACCGGCCACGCGCCGTACCACGGGGCCAACCCGGTCGAGACGGTCTTCCAACTGCTCCGCGACCAGCCCGACCTCTCCGGCCTGCCGGTGGACCTGGTCGACCTGGTCCGGGCCTGCATGCGCCCGGCCCCCGAGCACCGGCCGACTCCGGCTCAGATCCAGTCCGAGCTGGCCCCGCACCTCTTCTCCCGGGACGACGCGGCCGGGGACGCGGGCGACTGGCTGCCGCCCGCCGCGCTCGACCTGATCGAGCGTCGGCGCGGTCGGCGCAACGTACCCCCGCAGCGTCCGCTCGCCCCGCCGCCCCCGGCCGGGCCGCCGCCGGTGCCCCGTCCGGTGCAGCCCCGCCCGGTGCAGCCGAGCGCCGTGCTGGACGCCGACGCGGCCACCGAGAAGCTGGCCGGGCGCAGCAGACGGAGCAGCGAGCCGAGCGCGGTGGAGGTGCAGCTGCCCGGCGACGTCCGGATAGGGCCCGGCCCCCGCGTCGAGCACCCGGACGGCACGGCGGCGGCGCCGCCGGCCACCGACTGGGTCCGCCGGGCGGCCCCGCCGGCCCGCTGGCGGCCCTGGCGGTTCCGGATGTCCAACGACGTCTGGGGCACCCCGGTGGTCGCCGACGGCACCCTCTTCGTCTCCAGCTTCGAGGTGCACGCCCTGGACATCGGCTCCGGGCAGCGCCGCTACAAGACCCGGGACGTGGCCTGGGCGCTGGCCGTGGACGCCGGCCGGGTGCACGCCGCCGACGGCCCGCACCTCTACACCGTGGACGTGGCCGACGGCACCGAGCGCTGGCGCAGCTCGCTGGACGGCTGGGTCTACGCCCTGGACGCCGCCGACGGGGTGCTCTGCTGCGGCACCCGGGGCGGCGGGGTGCACCTGCGCTCGGCCGCCAGCGGCGCCGAGCTCTGGCGGGCCGAGGACGCCCAGCAGGACTACGAGAACCCGCAGTCCGGCCCGGCCCTGGTGGCCGGGGCGGTCTACTACTACGGCGGCGGCCGACTGCGCTGCGTGGACCCGCGCGGCGGCGGGCTGCGCTGGTCCTTCCCGGTCGGCGGGGACGTGCCCTCGCGCCCGGTGGAGCAGGGCGGCGTGCTGTACGTCACGGCGGGCCACCGGGTGCACGCGCTGGACGCGGCCACCGGGGCCGAGCGCTGGCGGTTCGAGGCGGCGGTGGTGCTCTTCACCCCGCCCGCGCTGGACGGCGCGGCGGTCTACGTGGCCGACTACCTCGGCACCGTCTACGCCCTGGACGCCGCCACCGGACGGGACCGCTGGCGCGGTCGGACGGGCGGCCGGCAGGGCGCCGAGCCGGTGGTGCTCTCGGCGGGCACCGCGCTGGTCTCGGCGGGCGACACCCTGCACGCCTTCGACACCACCTCCGGCCGGGAGCGCTGGCGCTACCGGGCCCGGGGCGAGATCGTCGGCACCCCGGCGGTGGGCGACGGCCTGGTGCACGTGGGCAGCCGCGACCACTCGCTGCACACCCTGGACCTGACCACCGGTCGGCTCCGCTGGGAGCTGGGCACCAAGGGCGAGCTCACCGGCTCGCCGGTGGCCGTCGGCGGCCGGGTCTTCGTGGGCAGCAAGGACCGCTGCGTCTACGCGCTGGACGCGTTCTACGGCACGGCCGTGCCCTCCTGA
- a CDS encoding glycosyltransferase family 2 protein, whose product MTGRSPGETPQVSVVVIVYNDAALIEQAVRSALDQGPCVAEVIVVDDASTDATPDRLARLAAAESRVRVITRTENSGGCGTPRNEGLAAARTPYVMLLDSDDVLAPEAARTLLATALAERAEVVAGVCVRRELPAGTDTPWQRDLFPAVGAPPRRYEGIRSHPAFLRDTLCVNKLYDRAFLERHGVRFAEGAVHYEDFAFTARLYAASPRLVAVGETVYLWHVRREAGRQSISLRRDEIRNWQDRVDAHAEVVRLLAEAGEPGLATAAQTKFVDHDLRMYVRELRHKPADYRAAWWPVARAHLETFEPAALAAATPAGRWVAALLLARPEPVRGTELARLGELAANPARLAPPYLADPDGTPLLAEGVPLTGLTKLPPARLPLAVDGTARLARATELTLRLHDPYGLVSAAHPTGAELELRTRVGPPFALRRTLTLADHPAGGWTAGAVVDAFELRDVGEMTSWALRLTLRYADGSAATTAVRPGGGKQHAVVYRPLARIALVQSYETNNGELGLRVADGVRGGWEVVRARLRRALAR is encoded by the coding sequence ATGACCGGCAGGAGCCCCGGCGAAACACCGCAGGTCAGCGTGGTGGTGATCGTGTACAACGACGCCGCGCTGATCGAGCAGGCGGTGCGCTCGGCGCTCGACCAGGGCCCCTGTGTGGCCGAGGTCATCGTGGTCGACGACGCCTCCACCGACGCCACCCCGGACCGGCTCGCCCGGTTGGCCGCCGCCGAATCCCGCGTCCGGGTGATCACCCGCACCGAGAACAGCGGCGGCTGCGGCACCCCGCGCAACGAGGGCCTGGCCGCCGCCCGCACCCCGTACGTGATGCTGCTCGACAGTGACGACGTGCTCGCCCCCGAGGCCGCCCGCACCCTGCTGGCCACGGCGCTGGCCGAGCGGGCCGAGGTGGTCGCCGGGGTCTGCGTCCGGCGCGAACTGCCGGCCGGCACCGACACCCCCTGGCAGCGCGACCTCTTCCCGGCCGTCGGCGCCCCGCCCCGGCGCTACGAGGGCATCCGCTCGCACCCGGCCTTCCTGCGCGACACCCTCTGCGTCAACAAGCTCTACGACCGGGCCTTCCTGGAGCGGCACGGCGTGCGCTTCGCCGAGGGCGCGGTGCACTACGAGGACTTCGCCTTCACCGCCCGGCTCTACGCGGCCTCGCCCCGGCTGGTCGCGGTCGGCGAGACGGTCTACCTCTGGCACGTGCGGCGGGAGGCCGGGCGGCAGTCGATCTCGCTGCGGCGGGACGAGATCCGCAACTGGCAGGACCGGGTGGACGCGCACGCCGAGGTGGTCCGACTGCTCGCCGAGGCCGGCGAGCCCGGGCTGGCCACCGCCGCGCAGACCAAGTTCGTCGACCACGACCTGCGGATGTACGTCCGTGAGCTGCGGCACAAGCCCGCCGACTACCGGGCCGCCTGGTGGCCCGTGGCCCGGGCCCACCTGGAGACCTTCGAGCCCGCCGCGCTGGCCGCCGCCACCCCCGCCGGGCGCTGGGTGGCCGCGCTGCTGCTGGCCCGCCCCGAGCCCGTCCGCGGCACCGAGCTGGCCCGCCTCGGCGAGCTCGCCGCCAACCCGGCCCGGCTCGCCCCGCCCTACCTGGCCGACCCGGACGGCACCCCGCTGCTCGCCGAGGGCGTCCCGCTCACCGGCCTCACCAAGCTGCCCCCGGCCCGGCTGCCGCTCGCGGTGGACGGCACCGCCCGGCTCGCCCGCGCCACCGAACTGACGCTGCGCCTGCACGACCCGTACGGCCTGGTCTCGGCCGCCCACCCGACCGGCGCCGAACTCGAACTCCGCACCCGGGTCGGCCCGCCGTTCGCCCTCCGCCGCACACTCACCCTGGCCGACCACCCGGCCGGCGGCTGGACGGCCGGCGCGGTGGTGGACGCCTTCGAGCTGCGCGACGTGGGCGAGATGACCTCCTGGGCGCTGCGGCTGACGCTGCGCTATGCCGACGGCTCGGCGGCCACGACGGCGGTGCGGCCGGGCGGGGGGAAGCAGCACGCGGTGGTGTACCGGCCGCTGGCGCGGATCGCTCTCGTGCAGTCGTACGAGACCAACAACGGGGAGCTGGGGCTTCGGGTCGCCGACGGCGTCCGCGGTGGGTGGGAAGTCGTCAGGGCCAGGCTGCGGCGGGCCTTGGCGCGCTGA
- a CDS encoding TetR family transcriptional regulator, translated as MTGQVRTVDGRVAGRRGQETRQKLLDCLREMLSTSPYRDVKVIDVARMAGTSPATFYQYFPDVEGAVLEIAEEMAEDSGGLKELVDGKSWAGKTGFATSEELVDGFLAFWRKNDAILRVVTLGAAEGDKRFFKIRMKVLNSVVAPLTEAVRGNQGKTDKTVEPAAIAGSLVSLLASAAEHSKAFTSWGVKVKDLKPNLALQVYLGVTGKKPPK; from the coding sequence ATGACAGGACAAGTTCGCACCGTCGACGGTCGCGTCGCCGGGCGACGCGGACAGGAGACGCGGCAGAAGCTGCTCGACTGCCTCCGCGAGATGCTCAGCACGTCGCCGTACCGGGACGTCAAGGTCATCGACGTCGCCCGTATGGCGGGTACCTCCCCCGCGACCTTCTACCAGTACTTCCCCGATGTCGAGGGCGCCGTCCTTGAGATCGCCGAGGAAATGGCCGAGGACAGCGGCGGGCTCAAAGAGCTCGTCGATGGAAAGTCCTGGGCGGGAAAGACCGGCTTCGCCACTTCGGAAGAACTGGTGGACGGATTCCTCGCCTTCTGGCGCAAGAACGACGCCATTCTCCGAGTGGTCACTCTCGGTGCGGCCGAAGGGGACAAGCGGTTCTTCAAGATCCGCATGAAGGTCCTCAACTCGGTCGTGGCCCCGCTCACCGAAGCGGTGCGGGGCAACCAGGGCAAGACCGACAAGACCGTGGAGCCGGCCGCCATCGCCGGTTCGCTGGTCTCGTTGCTGGCCTCCGCCGCCGAGCACTCGAAGGCGTTCACCTCCTGGGGCGTGAAGGTCAAGGACCTCAAGCCCAACCTGGCGCTCCAGGTCTACCTGGGTGTCACCGGAAAGAAGCCGCCCAAGTAA
- a CDS encoding bifunctional glycosyltransferase family 2 protein/CDP-glycerol:glycerophosphate glycerophosphotransferase — protein MPSSQPDPLVSVVVIVYNDAVRLPRAVRSALTQSLRGVEVLIVDDRSTDDSFAVAERLAEGDARVRAFRLAENSGGCGAPRNRGVAEARGRYVMFLDSDDELDPHACRNLYEAGERTGAELVSGLSVRRFLGSRHGKTDAWYPWIYRRTRTLDSITELPDLLVWDTLSTNKAYRREFLLRAGLEFPVGILYEDLLFSAQAYLAAERITLIPNRVYWWDVAAPAKGSERSLSNRRHEIRNFTDRLEIHRRIDAMLADRGMVELKYRKDVKFLKHDLVLHLRDLPFLPESFRAEFAEHARAYLAGLDPEAVAETPAIQRICAYLLARDDWAELLPAIDTLINRDKLSSPLAERDGRVYWTGRHLDDPEGRRVLDVTEAGYHAAPLGTLFLRNQLTRYALGPYGVELAGRVVNPLGRIPAGARLAARLEFTARRGGLQTFAFPVAEVRHEGEGIHWRGRADLAKRLRPLGVVDGVWDVRLVLTVDGERTVSRITVGSYDLAGAEASRVRPRLTRLTGDRLRPERSDRDHLTFELAAESAPARRATDLLDRAVRGEAGALANAAAERARRTVRGGLKLKRKLADGDTKLKVYHQVLQKLPVVKGQVVFESHQGKQYSDNPRAVYEELARRGAPMTAVWSYARSAEGFPSGAKLVRRWSWEYLRALAQAEYWVDNQGYPYRLRKRPETTYIQTWHGSALKKMGYDLASLKRQSPARQAEYQAGLDRFDHFVVRSEHDVRTLAPAYRITERQLLRTGYPRNDALVREGAAKDRQLAGELGIDLSRPVVLYAPTFRSDGAGVARPFELPFDVERFAERFGDRLTLLVRCHYLDKVVLPPSVRGRVIDVSQVQEVTPLYLLSDALITDYSSLMFDYALLDRPMLFFAYDWEEYAESTRGTYFDLLREAPGPVLRDAERLFEALEELDAVEKEYAEERRRFVAEYGEYDRGDAAARIADLMFPRTGRTEEGR, from the coding sequence ATGCCCTCCAGCCAACCGGACCCGCTGGTCAGTGTCGTCGTCATCGTCTACAACGACGCCGTCCGGCTGCCCCGGGCCGTCCGCTCCGCCCTGACGCAGTCGCTGCGCGGGGTCGAGGTGCTGATCGTCGACGACCGCAGCACGGACGACAGCTTCGCGGTGGCCGAACGGCTCGCTGAAGGGGACGCCCGGGTGCGGGCCTTCCGGCTGGCGGAGAACAGCGGTGGGTGCGGCGCGCCGCGCAACCGGGGTGTGGCCGAGGCGCGCGGCCGGTACGTGATGTTCCTGGACAGCGACGACGAGCTCGACCCGCACGCCTGCCGCAACCTCTACGAGGCGGGCGAGCGCACCGGGGCCGAGCTGGTCTCGGGGCTGAGCGTGCGCCGCTTCCTGGGCAGCCGGCACGGCAAGACCGACGCCTGGTACCCGTGGATCTACCGGCGCACCCGCACCCTGGACTCGATCACCGAGCTGCCCGACCTGCTGGTCTGGGACACCCTCTCGACCAACAAGGCGTACCGCCGGGAGTTCCTGCTCCGGGCCGGCCTGGAGTTCCCGGTCGGGATCCTCTACGAGGACCTGCTCTTCTCGGCCCAGGCGTACCTGGCCGCCGAGCGGATCACGCTGATCCCCAACCGGGTCTACTGGTGGGACGTGGCCGCCCCGGCCAAGGGCAGTGAGCGTTCGCTCTCCAACCGGCGGCACGAGATCCGCAACTTCACCGACCGGCTGGAGATCCACCGCCGGATCGACGCGATGCTGGCCGACCGGGGCATGGTCGAGCTCAAGTACCGCAAGGACGTGAAGTTCCTCAAGCACGACCTGGTGCTGCACCTGCGCGACCTGCCGTTCCTCCCGGAGAGCTTCCGGGCGGAGTTCGCCGAGCACGCCCGGGCCTACCTGGCTGGGCTCGACCCGGAGGCGGTGGCCGAGACCCCGGCCATCCAGCGGATCTGCGCGTACCTGCTCGCCCGGGACGACTGGGCCGAGCTGCTGCCCGCGATCGACACCCTGATCAACCGGGACAAGCTCTCCAGCCCGCTGGCCGAGCGGGACGGCCGGGTCTACTGGACGGGCCGTCACCTGGACGACCCCGAGGGCCGCCGGGTGCTCGACGTGACCGAGGCCGGCTACCACGCGGCGCCGCTCGGCACCCTCTTCCTGCGCAACCAGCTGACCCGGTACGCGCTCGGCCCGTACGGGGTGGAGCTGGCCGGACGGGTGGTCAACCCGCTCGGACGGATCCCGGCCGGGGCCAGGCTCGCGGCCAGGCTGGAGTTCACCGCCCGCCGGGGCGGGCTGCAGACCTTCGCCTTCCCGGTGGCCGAGGTGCGGCACGAGGGCGAGGGCATCCACTGGCGCGGCCGGGCCGACCTGGCCAAGCGGCTGCGCCCGCTCGGCGTGGTGGACGGGGTCTGGGACGTGCGGCTGGTGCTCACCGTCGACGGCGAACGGACCGTCAGCCGGATCACCGTCGGCAGCTACGACCTGGCCGGGGCCGAGGCCTCCCGGGTGCGGCCCCGGCTGACCAGGCTCACCGGCGACCGGCTGCGGCCCGAGCGCTCCGACCGCGACCACCTGACCTTCGAGCTCGCCGCCGAATCGGCCCCGGCCCGCCGGGCCACCGACCTGCTCGACCGGGCGGTGCGCGGCGAGGCCGGCGCGCTGGCCAACGCCGCCGCCGAACGGGCCCGCCGCACGGTGCGCGGCGGCCTCAAGCTCAAGCGCAAGCTCGCCGACGGGGACACCAAGCTCAAGGTCTACCACCAGGTGCTGCAGAAGCTGCCGGTGGTCAAGGGCCAGGTGGTCTTCGAGAGCCACCAGGGCAAGCAGTACAGCGACAACCCGCGCGCGGTGTACGAGGAGCTGGCGCGGCGCGGTGCGCCGATGACGGCCGTCTGGTCCTACGCGCGCAGCGCCGAGGGCTTCCCCTCGGGGGCCAAGCTGGTCCGCCGCTGGTCCTGGGAGTACCTGCGGGCGCTGGCCCAGGCCGAGTACTGGGTGGACAACCAGGGGTACCCGTACCGGCTGCGCAAGCGGCCCGAGACCACCTATATCCAGACCTGGCACGGCTCGGCGCTCAAGAAGATGGGCTACGACCTGGCCTCGCTCAAGCGCCAGAGCCCGGCCCGCCAGGCCGAGTACCAGGCCGGCCTGGACCGCTTCGACCACTTCGTGGTCCGCTCCGAGCACGACGTGCGCACCCTCGCCCCGGCCTACCGGATCACCGAGCGGCAGCTGCTGCGCACCGGCTACCCGCGCAACGACGCGCTGGTGCGCGAGGGCGCGGCGAAGGACCGTCAGCTCGCGGGGGAGCTGGGCATCGACCTCTCCCGCCCGGTGGTGCTCTACGCCCCCACCTTCCGCTCGGACGGCGCCGGGGTGGCCCGCCCGTTCGAGTTGCCCTTCGACGTGGAGCGGTTCGCCGAGCGCTTCGGCGACCGGCTGACCCTGCTGGTGCGCTGCCACTACCTCGACAAGGTGGTGCTGCCGCCCTCGGTGCGCGGCCGGGTGATCGACGTCTCGCAGGTCCAGGAGGTCACCCCGCTCTACCTGCTCTCCGACGCGCTGATCACGGACTACTCCTCCCTGATGTTCGACTACGCCCTGCTCGACCGGCCGATGCTCTTCTTCGCCTATGACTGGGAGGAGTACGCCGAATCCACCCGCGGCACCTACTTCGACCTGCTGCGCGAGGCCCCGGGCCCGGTGCTGCGGGACGCCGAGCGGCTCTTCGAGGCGCTGGAGGAGCTGGACGCGGTGGAAAAGGAGTACGCGGAGGAGCGGCGGCGGTTCGTCGCCGAGTACGGCGAGTACGACCGGGGGGACGCGGCGGCCCGGATCGCCGACCTGATGTTCCCGCGCACCGGCAGGACGGAGGAGGGCCGATGA